From Trichoderma atroviride chromosome 1, complete sequence, one genomic window encodes:
- a CDS encoding uncharacterized protein (TransMembrane:1 (i149-166o)~BUSCO:EOG092D0AI2): MDRTRKRELRALNEKAWDGDKGLIIISGSLDSSLKKNTAFIKRLRTAISAATLSTFLQEIRTLSLHKYLSEIISACYEGLCRLKAPGEVEAAVEIVSALHQRFGPTEFTEYLTWLLGKGMATPDKGILKSLPAEVREKEEKERITRQRALLRVITELWLVGVLRTLDDASKPDDATKGATGKAPELKTRNSSKVGGSADPFPLEVLKDLLGYDREHANLPLLVIFVKAFSWDILGIRTTTPESRKPGDDDSLPVTDDTKDLSAEDQPFTSPELADKFKEILKKYFDDVANHIVRDQKSIHLQARRNAEAYVKSGEVFEDRQANYEKQVKAQDRLVANAQVIADAIGAEMPNLKDSNDPLAASNNSIGLVKTGDYLRSMADGAGIWEDEDERRFYENLVDLKGKIPAILLEDGKKKKTETEEQPAKKPDSAESSEPIKAAEPIDDQSMAIANKTIGAQVDAILARLPDLTNKEIIDQTAIDFCFLNSKASRNRLVKALTEVPKGRSDLLPSWARLVATLGRYMPDVPKGLVDYLDAEFRSLQRRKEKDFLGQVRLSNIRYLAELTKFGVVPEHVVFHCLKVSLDDFSRMNIEILCNLIENCGRYLLRNPETAPRMASFLETLQRKKSVQHIGQPERMLIDNAVYHVDPPERPAIEQKERTPMELFIRKLIYGDMTKRNYSKILKQIRRLHWEEAEVVAILEKVFSKPGKVKYGNIHLLAILLSALYRHHPHFVVKIIDNVLESISFGLEQNDFRFSQRRVAEVKYLGELYNYRMLEHPVIFDTMYKIVLFGYNGPPVTGKYNPFDLVDDYFRIRLISIMLETCGMFFNRGAAGKKLDYFLSFFQYYVHTKYPLPLDIEFLVLDTFALTRPQWKFVEDIEEATKAFQLAISQDQKTAGVDKVIEADDATSGPSSEDENGDMDDVEADGDGDDESASEEEEEAEDGDNGSTHESEYDEAIIVTRQEEVVDPEDEAEFEREYAKMMAESLESRKFERKQLFDVPLPVRSRNREPSMSTGSGETGQSGTMAFSLMTKRGNRQQTRTVELPSDSTFAIAMKTQQQAEREEQQRIKNLVLNYDLQQSDDQEGNERPTTFYHNRVEKPNKDRGQRVRKLQLSDVDW; this comes from the exons ATGGATCGTACGAGGAAGC GAGAGCTTCGAGCTCTTAACGAAAAGGCCTGGGATGGCGACAAGG gcctcatcatcatcagcggcTCACTTGACTCGTCTCTCAAGAAGAATACCGCCTTTATAAAAAGGCTTCGAACCGCGATTAGCGCTGCGACCCTCTCGACCTTTCTGCAAGAAATCCGAACTCTTAGCTTGCATAAGTATCTTTCCGAGATCATATCTGCATGCTATGAAGGGCTTTGTAGACTTAAAGCTCCAGGCGAGGTTGAGGCGGCGGTCGAAATTGTGAGCGCGCTCCATCAACGGTTCGGCCCTACCGAATTCACCGAATACCTTACCTGGCTGCTTGGCAAGGGCATGGCCACGCCAGACAAGGGCATTCTCAAAAGTTTGCCGGCAGAGGTGCgcgagaaagaggagaaagagcGCATCACCCGACAGCGTGCTCTTCTTAGGGTGATTACGGAACTCTGGCTTGTTGGCGTGCTGAGGACGCTCGATGATGCGAGCAAACCAGATGATGCTACCAAAGGCGCTACTGGCAAAGCTCCAGAGCTGAAGACTCGGAATAGCTCCAAAGTTGGCGGCTCTGCGGACCCGTTTCCCCTCGAAGTCTTGAAAGACTTGCTCGGTTATGATAGGGAGCACGCTAATTTGCCGCTGCTTGTCATCTTTGTCAAAGCATTTAGCTGGGACATTCTGGGGATCCGAACCACTACGCCTGAAAGCCGCAagcctggagatgatgatagTTTGCCAGTCACGGACGATACAAAGGACCTTTCCGCCGAAGACCAGCCATTTACTTCTCCCGAACTAGCGGACAAGTTTAAAGAAATCTTGAAAAAGTACTTCGACGATGTTGCGAATCACATTGTCCGTGACCAAaaatccatccatctccaagcacgGCGCAACGCGGAGGCCTATGTTAAGTCTGGAGAGGTCTTTGAAGATAGGCAAGCTAATTACGAGAAACAAGTGAAAGCTCAAGATAGGCTGGTTGCGAATGCCCAAGTAATAGCAGACGCAATTGGCGCGGAGATGCCCAACCTAAAAGACTCCAATGATCCTCTTGCAGCTTCAAACAACTCCATAGGCTTGGTCAAGACTGGCGACTACCTGCGATCTATGGCAGACGGCGCTGGCATttgggaagatgaagatgaacgCCGGTTCTACGAAAACTTAGTGGACCTCAAGGGAAAGATTCCGGCTATTCTTCtagaagatggcaaaaagaagaaaacagagaCCGAAGAACAGCCTGCCAAGAAGCCAGACTCTGCCGAAAGCTCAGAACCTATAAAGGCTGCGGAACCCATTGATGATCAATCAATGGCTATTGCCAATAAAACCATCGGAGCACAGGTAGATGCTATCTTGGCTCGTCTGCCAGACCTTACAAACAAAGAGATTATTGACCAGACGGCCATTGATTTCTGTTTTCTCAACTCCAAAGCGTCGCGCAACCGACTCGTCAAGGCTCTGACGGAGGTTCCCAAGGGGAGAAGCGATTTGCTGCCATCCTGGGCTCGTCTGGTTGCTACCTTGGGCAGATATATGCCAGACGTGCCCAAAGGTTTGGTCGATTATCTGGACGCGGAGTTTCGTAGTCTACAGCGACGCAAGGAAAAGGACTTTTTGGGCCAAGTCCGGTTGAGCAATATTCGGTATCTGGCCGAGCTCACAAAGTTTGGAGTAGTCCCCGAGCATGTGGTTTTCCACTGCCTCAAGGTTAGTCTTGATGACTTTTCTCGGATGAATATCGAGATTTTGTGCAATTTAATTGAGAATTGCGGCCGGTATCTCCTCAGGAACCCTGAAACTGCGCCGAGGATGGCAAGCTTTCTTGAGACgctgcagaggaagaagtctGTACAGCATATTGGCCAGCCAGAGCGGATGCTCATTGATAATGCGGTGTATCACGTTGATCCCCCAGAGCGACCTGCTATTGAGCAGAAAGAGCGAACTCCAATGGAGCTCTTTATCCGAAAGTTAATCTATGGAGACATGACTAAACGGAATTACAGCAAGATCTTGAAGCAGATTCGCAGACTCCATtgggaggaggcagag GTTGTTGCCATTCTAGAAAAAGTATTTTCTAAGCCTGGAAAAGTGAAATATGGGAACattcatcttcttgccatACTATTGAGCGCCCTTTACCGGCATCATCCGCATTTTGTGGTTAAAATCATTGATAACGTTCTAGAGTCTATTAGTTTCGGACTAGAACAAAACGACTTTAGGTTTTCCCAGCGCCGCGTTGCTGAAGTCAAGTATCTCGGCGAGCTCTACAACTATCGCATGCTGGAACATCCAGTGATTTTTGACACCATGTACAAAATCGTCCTATTTGGATATA ACGGGCCACCTGTAACTGGCAAATACAATCCTTTTGACCTCGTGGACGACTATTTTCGGATCCGTCTTATATCTATCATGCTGGAAACCTGTGGGATGTTTTTCAATCGGGGTGCTGCAGGCAAAAAGCTTGACTACTTCTTATCATTCTTCCAG TATTACGTCCACACGAAATATCCCCTGCCCCTGGATATCGAGTTTCTTGTGCTTGATACCTTTGCATTAACCCGACCCCAGTGGAAATTTGTAGAGGATATTGAGGAGGCGACTAAAGCTTTTCAGCTTGCCATCTCCCAAGACCAGAAGACTGCGGGTGTTGACAAGGTTattgaagcagatgatgctaCAAGTGGCCCATCTTCCGAAGATGAAAATGGGGACATGGACGACGTGGAAgcggatggcgatggcgatgatgaaagCGCCtccgaggaggaagaagaagcagag GATGGTGATAATGGCTCAACTCACGAAAGCGAGTATGACGAGGCGATAATTGTCACCAGACAAGAGGAAGTTGTAGATCCCGAAGACGAGGCCGAATTTGAGCGAGAGTATGCGAAAATGATGGCGGAAAGCCTCGAGTCCCGCAAGTTCGAGCGCAAACAATTATTCGATGTGCCACTTCCTGTGCGGTCTAGAAATCGCGAGCCATCGATGTCTACTGGCTCTGGAGAGACGGGACAGAGCGGCACTATGGCCTTTTCCCTGATGACCAAGAGAGGCAATCGACAACAG ACTCGCACCGTTGAACTCCCTTCGGACTCGACGTTTGCAATTGCTATGAAGACACAGCAACAGGCAGAAAGAGAGGAGCAGCAACGAATAAAGAACCTTGTGCTTAATTATGATCTTCAACAAAGCGATGATCAAGAGG GTAACGAGCGGCCAACAACGTTCTATCATAACCGGGTAGAGAAACCGAATAAAGACCGAGGCCAACGCGTTCGGAAGCTTCAGCTGAGCGATGTGGACTGGTAG
- a CDS encoding uncharacterized protein (TransMembrane:11 (i98-118o124-143i155-177o183-212i224-242o262-281i315-340o352-370i382-407o419-436i443-463o)), with protein sequence MASPSHRRFGSQGQRQSLVHNDGLEPGPVYNKTYGAEETLPPPNTTSNEYKRTQWRRSGEGQGQDMKLFRIKSGGESGRNGIHPWHFFRICFRSSCKASAAVNILWPIVPVALAVRYSLPQQHVLIFTLSYIAMAPCANLIGFAGQELARKLPHVLGVLIETTVGSIVEIILFMVLLSMNQFLVIKAAILGSILATMLLCLGLCFFVGGLYHEEQSFSDTISEAGSGLLLTAGVALGIPTVFQRGLPESNLTPEEMAHKTLSISRIVSVLLIIAYCVFVFFQARTHHGLYHDIFEMDEERDRDGHKDAAKDKLTLIECLIALSVAVALVTLIAITLVLQIEPIIEHSRVSDAFMGLILVPFVEKFAEHITAIDEAWDNQMNFALSHVLGATLQTALLNAPLVVVVAWGRDKALDLDFGIFDLVMLILAILTVGRFLQDQKSNYLEGFLLVVLYVAIAVSAWYYPNPAHGGAEGSGSAEGVEAGEKFRLF encoded by the exons ATGGCTAGTCCCAGCCATCGCCGCTTTGGCTCTCAAGGCCAGCGCCAAAGTCTCGTCCACAACGATGGCCTCGAACCCGGGCCTGTTTATAACAAGACCTACGGCGCTGAAGAGACGCTTCCTCCCCCAAACACCACCAGCAACGAATACAAACGAACCCAGTGGCGGCGCAGTGGtgaaggccaaggccaagacatGAAGCTCTTTAGGATCAAGTCCGGTGGCGAAAGTGGCCGCAACGGCATTCATCCCTGGCACTTCTTCAGAATTTGCTTCCGCTCTTCTTGCAAAGCCAGCGCAGCCGTCAATATCCTCTGGCCTATTGTTCCCGTTGCTTTGGCTGTTCGGT ATTCTTTGCCACAACAACATGTTCTCATTTTCACCCTCTCCTACATTGCAATGGCCCCTTGCGCCAACCTAATCGGATTCGCTGGCCAAGAGCTTGCTCGCAAACTCCCCCATGTTCTCGGCGTCCTTATTGAGACGACGGTCGGCTCTATCGTCGagatcatcctcttcatggTTCTACTCTCCATGAATCAGTTTCTTGTCATAAAAGCCGCCATCCTCGGTTCGATTTTAGCCACTATGCTTCTCTGCTTGGGCCTCTGCTTTTTCGTCGGAGGATTATACCATGAGGAACAGAGCTTCAGCGATACTATTAGCGAGGCAGGCAGTGGTTTACTTCTCACAGC CGGCGTGGCATTAGGCATTCCCACAGTCTTTCAGCGAGGACTTCCAGAATCCAATTTGACACCTGAAGAGATGGCCCACAAGACCCTAAGCATCTCGCGAATTGTATCCGTCCTGCTCATCATTGCATACTgcgtttttgtcttttttcaAGCCCGGACGCATCACGGTCTCTACCATGACATTTTCGAAATGGACGAAGAGCGTGACCGCGACGGTCACAAGGACGCCGCCAAGGACAAGCTCACCCTGATAGAATGTCTCATTGCGCTAAGCGTTGCCGTTGCTCTTGTTACTTTGATTGCAATCACCCTTGTCTTGCAAATCGAGCCCATCATTGAGCACTCAAGGGTGTCTGACGCTTTCATGGGTCTTATTCTGGTTCCTTTCGTCGAGAAATTCGCCGAGCATATCACCGCTATTGACGAGGCGTGGGACAACCAGATGAACTTTGCGCTGTCGCATGTCCTGGGCGCCACTCTTCAGACGGCCCTATTGAACGCACCCCTGGTCGTCGTCGTGGCTTGGGGCCGTGATAAGGCTCTGGATCTAgactttggcatctttgacCTCGTCATGCTTATTCTCGCCATTCTAACTGTTGGTCGATTTTTGCAAGATCAGAAGAGCAACTATCTTGAAGGTTTTCTCTTGGTGGTTCTTTACGTGGCTATCGCCGTCTCTGCTTGGTACTATCCGAATCCAGCCCACGGAGGAGCCGAAGGGTCTGGCTCTGCAGAAGGTGTAGAAGCTGGCGAGAAATTCCGCCTTTTTTGA